Genomic window (Waddliaceae bacterium):
AAGCTCCACTTTTCCTTTAACTTGTCAATAGTACCGTCAGTCTCCATGTCATATAAAACACTGTTGATGTCATGAAGAAGATACGAGCTCTTCTTCGAAACAACAAGAGCATAGTCGTCGCCAGGAGCGTTGAAAGATGACATAGTAAAACCACTATTACTATCGTGACTGAAAAACGCCGAAGCCGTACTCTGTGCCGTAAAAAAAACATCAGCACGTCCACTCTTCAACGCCATAAAAGCATCGGCAGGGGACGGAAGCCTCATAAGAGGGAAATCGACAGTTTTCGAAAGATATAAGTCGGCAGTATAGCCCTCGTTGACGACGACAGTAAGACCCTCAAGATCGTCAAGAGACGATATAACATCATCGCCATCAGCAATAATAACAACAAGGTCGTCACCAGAAAGATACGGTTCTGTGAATAACACCTTCT
Coding sequences:
- a CDS encoding amino acid ABC transporter substrate-binding protein yields the protein MKTGILGIIVLFFVSISAIFFAGPPAVDEETLIIGTNAEYRPFSYIDDGEIVGFDIDIISEVCRRLGRAMLIKDMPFDALIPAGAVGKVDVIAAGITYTAERAKKVLFTEPYLSGDDLVVIIADGDDVISSLDDLEGLTVVVNEGYTADLYLSKTVDFPLMRLPSPADAFMALKSGRADVFFTAQSTASAFFSHDSNSGFTMSSFNAPGDDYALVVSKKSSYLLHDINSVLYDMETDGTIDKLKEKWSL